One Thauera sp. K11 DNA window includes the following coding sequences:
- a CDS encoding TniQ family protein, with product MIVEDAVRLVGRTLHPRWLQRPTILPDELAHSYALRVLVLNEADSLESLIAAVSADGVVDPKVPKAQFLAWVADVDVSEFLRFHTLAPFQQAFTCGATPHSHGENRESHLRYEALRVKVPSFRICDACKQEDLAYWGFPIIRVSHHIPGVEWCEKHAQPLISTGFDTRHISRIQRFSWTAAPSDSTEWPGPQNEVVERYAAISTALMARCESMPVRQASGIIAARAKQQGLRRALTGKRKILSDLVLETAPRDWIARLLPSFLSQKTRPGVFAASLDGVMKPATICRPEAYAVALAALYSDADEALSDLTNAQEAPESLKVRAKRSRPSGSKPAGAHTATEVAEAYFRSNFSNAAMAKLLGGSCTWIRSLLVRLNLPPASLIGKARNRAALMSFKAGANIDSACTSAGASVTDLVDLLRFDLDLLVPLIRRG from the coding sequence ATGATTGTCGAGGATGCCGTCCGCCTCGTCGGGAGGACCTTACATCCGCGATGGCTGCAGCGTCCAACCATCCTGCCCGACGAACTGGCACACAGCTACGCACTGCGCGTCCTGGTGCTGAATGAAGCCGACTCTCTCGAGTCGTTGATCGCTGCCGTATCCGCCGATGGTGTAGTTGATCCCAAAGTCCCCAAGGCGCAGTTTCTCGCATGGGTCGCCGATGTGGACGTTTCGGAGTTTTTACGGTTTCACACACTCGCCCCCTTTCAGCAGGCCTTCACGTGCGGCGCGACACCCCATTCCCATGGCGAAAATCGGGAGAGCCATCTACGTTATGAAGCACTCCGGGTCAAAGTGCCATCCTTCAGGATCTGCGATGCTTGCAAGCAAGAAGACCTGGCATATTGGGGATTTCCGATCATACGGGTAAGTCACCACATCCCTGGGGTCGAATGGTGCGAGAAGCATGCGCAACCACTGATCTCCACGGGTTTCGACACACGCCACATCTCCCGAATCCAGAGATTCTCTTGGACGGCTGCTCCATCAGATTCAACGGAATGGCCTGGCCCGCAGAACGAGGTCGTAGAACGGTACGCTGCCATCTCAACGGCCCTGATGGCGAGATGCGAGAGTATGCCCGTGAGACAAGCCAGCGGCATAATTGCGGCCCGTGCGAAACAGCAAGGGCTGCGGAGGGCGTTAACAGGAAAACGGAAGATTCTTTCTGACTTGGTACTCGAGACAGCGCCGAGGGACTGGATCGCTCGCCTTCTCCCGTCCTTTCTCAGCCAGAAAACAAGGCCAGGAGTCTTTGCCGCGTCCCTGGACGGCGTGATGAAGCCTGCGACCATCTGCCGACCCGAGGCCTACGCCGTCGCACTGGCGGCTCTTTACAGTGACGCGGACGAGGCGCTCTCGGACTTGACCAACGCGCAGGAGGCACCAGAGTCGCTGAAAGTTCGCGCAAAGCGCTCGCGTCCCAGTGGGAGCAAACCGGCCGGGGCTCACACGGCCACTGAAGTCGCCGAGGCCTATTTCCGTTCGAATTTCAGTAACGCGGCGATGGCAAAGCTACTGGGGGGCTCGTGCACCTGGATAAGATCACTCTTGGTGCGGCTGAATCTTCCACCGGCGAGCCTCATTGGAAAGGCACGCAACCGAGCGGCTTTAATGTCTTTCAAAGCTGGCGCGAACATCGACTCGGCTTGCACTTCGGCTGGCGCGTCGGTCACAGACCTCGTAGATCTGCTCCGGTTTGACCTTGACCTCCTCGTGCCCTTGATTCGCCGGGGCTAA
- a CDS encoding RtcB family protein, translating to MPVKTVLDGSAVPVRIWTDDIDEGSKAQLANIASLPFIHHHVAAMPDVHLGIGATIGSVIATHQAIIPAAVGVDIGCGMVAARLSLTANDIDERRLKKVFDQISRDVPVGRDQHADGRVLVDAVRPFEPGLKALTERHPQLLKAFGKFSKWANQMGTLGGGNHFIEVCLDEHERVWVMLHSGSRGIGNAIATYFIELARKDMARHMIHLPDRDLAYFAEGSAHFADYVEAVHWAQEYAMANRQAMLDLVLLGLARHLPPFTVTTEAVNCHHNYVAREHHYGADVWVTRKGAIRAGQGEFGIVPGSMGARSYIVRGKGNPESFCSSAHGAGRRMSRTAATKRFTEADLARQTKGVICRKDKGVVDEIPGAYKDIDEVMANQRDLTEILHTLKQVVCVKG from the coding sequence ATGCCTGTGAAGACCGTCCTCGACGGCAGCGCCGTACCGGTCAGGATCTGGACCGACGACATCGACGAAGGCTCGAAGGCGCAACTCGCCAACATCGCGAGCCTGCCGTTCATCCACCACCATGTCGCCGCGATGCCCGACGTGCATCTGGGCATCGGCGCGACCATCGGCTCGGTCATCGCAACCCACCAGGCCATCATCCCGGCGGCGGTGGGTGTCGATATCGGCTGTGGCATGGTCGCCGCGCGGCTGTCGCTCACCGCCAACGACATCGACGAGAGGCGGCTGAAAAAGGTGTTCGATCAGATCAGCCGCGATGTGCCGGTCGGCCGCGACCAGCATGCGGACGGCCGGGTACTGGTCGACGCAGTGCGCCCCTTCGAGCCAGGCCTCAAGGCCCTGACCGAGCGCCACCCGCAACTACTCAAGGCCTTCGGCAAGTTCTCCAAGTGGGCGAACCAGATGGGCACGCTCGGGGGCGGCAACCACTTCATCGAGGTCTGCCTGGACGAGCACGAGCGCGTCTGGGTGATGCTGCACTCGGGCAGCCGGGGCATCGGCAACGCGATCGCGACGTACTTCATCGAGCTTGCGAGAAAGGACATGGCGCGCCACATGATCCACCTGCCCGACCGTGACCTGGCCTACTTCGCCGAGGGCAGCGCACACTTCGCCGATTACGTCGAGGCGGTGCATTGGGCGCAGGAATACGCGATGGCCAACCGCCAGGCGATGCTCGATCTCGTGCTCTTGGGGCTGGCGCGCCACCTGCCGCCGTTTACGGTCACTACCGAGGCGGTGAACTGCCACCACAACTACGTCGCCCGCGAGCACCACTACGGCGCCGACGTGTGGGTGACGCGCAAGGGCGCGATCCGTGCGGGGCAGGGCGAGTTCGGCATCGTCCCTGGCAGCATGGGCGCGCGCAGCTACATCGTGCGCGGGAAGGGCAACCCGGAGAGTTTCTGTTCCAGCGCGCACGGTGCCGGCCGGCGCATGAGCCGCACGGCCGCGACCAAGCGCTTCACCGAAGCCGATCTCGCACGCCAGACCAAAGGGGTGATCTGCCGCAAGGACAAGGGCGTGGTCGACGAGATTCCCGGGGCGTACAAGGACATCGATGAAGTGATGGCCAACCAGCGCGACCTGACCGAGATCCTGCATACCTTGAAGCAGGTGGTGTGCGTGAAGGGGTAG